A single window of Alosa alosa isolate M-15738 ecotype Scorff River chromosome 11, AALO_Geno_1.1, whole genome shotgun sequence DNA harbors:
- the sqor gene encoding sulfide:quinone oxidoreductase, mitochondrial isoform X3 — translation MTASALRAQMSWRRTCQRTSYQCFHTTHRTESKEHVKVLVLGGGSGGITMGARMKRKVGAENVAIVEPSEIHYYQPIWTLVGAGAKSVESSGRPTSSVIPSGVKWVKSRVMEVNPDNNSVRTDCGKEISYEYLIVALGLQLHYEKIKGLPEGFEHPKIGSNYSVKTVQKTWKALQDFKEGNAIFTFPNTPIKCPGAPQKIMYLSDAFLRKTGKRSNANIIYNTSLPVLFVVKKYADSLWEVVKSRDLNVNLRQNLIEVRADKREAVFENLDKPGETKVFEYEMLHVTPPMGPPNVLKGSPLADEAGWLNLNKETLQHNVYPNVFGIGDCTNLPTARTAAAVAAQSRACLTGQSTK, via the exons ATGACAGCGTCTGCTCTGCGCGCACAAATGTCCTGGAGGCGGACTTGCCAGAGGACGAGCTACCAGTGCTTCCACACCACCCACCGAACAGAGTCCAAGGAGCATGTGAAGGTTCTGGTGCTggggggagggagtggaggcATCACAATGGGCGCCCGCATGAAGCGGAAAGTTGGAGCCGAGAATGTTGCCATAGTGGAGCCAAGTGAG ATACATTACTACCAGCCCATATGGACACTGGTGGGTGCTGGAGCTAAGAGCGTGGAGTCGTCTGGTCGGCCAACGTCTAGCGTCATCCCCTCTGGGGTGAAGTGGGTCAAATCCAGAGTGATGGAGGTTAACCCAGACAACAACTCTGTTCGCACAGACTGCGGGAAAGAG ATTTCCTATGAGTATCTCATTGTGGCCCTCGGCCTCCAGCTCCACTATGAGAAG ATTAAAGGTCTTCCAGAGGGGTTTGAACACCCCAAGATTGGCTCCAACTACTCAGTGAAGACCGTGCAGAAGACCTGGAAAGCCCTGCAAGACTTCAAGGAGGGAAACGCTATCTTCACCTTCCCCAACACACCGATAAAGTGTCCTGGAGCTCCGCAGAAAATCATGTACCTGTCTGATGCATTCTTGAGAAAG ACTGGCAAGAGGTCAAATGCAAACATCATATACAACACGTCTCTACCCGTTTTGTTTGTGGTCAAGAAATACGCAGACTCTCTGTGGGAGGTTGTCAAGTCTCGAGACCTGAATGTAAATCTCCGACAGAACCTCATCGAAGTCAGGGCAGACAAGCGGGAAGCTGTGTTTGAGAACCTGGACAAACCTGGAGAGACTAAAGTGTTTGAG TATGAGATGCTGCATGTGACCCCCCCAATGGGCCCCCCTAATGTCTTGAAGGGATCTCCACTGGCCGACGAGGCCGGCTGGCTCAACCTCAACAAGGAGACGCTTCAGCACAATGTCTACCCCAACGTGTTTGGCATCGGAGACTGCACCAACCTGCCCACCGCCAGGACGGCTGCTGCTGTGG CTGCACAGTCGAGGGCGTGCTTGACCGGACAATCAACAAAATAA
- the sqor gene encoding sulfide:quinone oxidoreductase, mitochondrial isoform X1 gives MTASALRAQMSWRRTCQRTSYQCFHTTHRTESKEHVKVLVLGGGSGGITMGARMKRKVGAENVAIVEPSEIHYYQPIWTLVGAGAKSVESSGRPTSSVIPSGVKWVKSRVMEVNPDNNSVRTDCGKEISYEYLIVALGLQLHYEKIKGLPEGFEHPKIGSNYSVKTVQKTWKALQDFKEGNAIFTFPNTPIKCPGAPQKIMYLSDAFLRKTGKRSNANIIYNTSLPVLFVVKKYADSLWEVVKSRDLNVNLRQNLIEVRADKREAVFENLDKPGETKVFEYEMLHVTPPMGPPNVLKGSPLADEAGWLNLNKETLQHNVYPNVFGIGDCTNLPTARTAAAVAAQSGVLDRTINKIMKKNKPDKKYNGYTSCPLVTSYNTVILAEFDYSFQPLETFPLDQSKERRTMYYMKADLMPHLYWHGLLKGLWGGPGPYRTIMHLGMK, from the exons ATGACAGCGTCTGCTCTGCGCGCACAAATGTCCTGGAGGCGGACTTGCCAGAGGACGAGCTACCAGTGCTTCCACACCACCCACCGAACAGAGTCCAAGGAGCATGTGAAGGTTCTGGTGCTggggggagggagtggaggcATCACAATGGGCGCCCGCATGAAGCGGAAAGTTGGAGCCGAGAATGTTGCCATAGTGGAGCCAAGTGAG ATACATTACTACCAGCCCATATGGACACTGGTGGGTGCTGGAGCTAAGAGCGTGGAGTCGTCTGGTCGGCCAACGTCTAGCGTCATCCCCTCTGGGGTGAAGTGGGTCAAATCCAGAGTGATGGAGGTTAACCCAGACAACAACTCTGTTCGCACAGACTGCGGGAAAGAG ATTTCCTATGAGTATCTCATTGTGGCCCTCGGCCTCCAGCTCCACTATGAGAAG ATTAAAGGTCTTCCAGAGGGGTTTGAACACCCCAAGATTGGCTCCAACTACTCAGTGAAGACCGTGCAGAAGACCTGGAAAGCCCTGCAAGACTTCAAGGAGGGAAACGCTATCTTCACCTTCCCCAACACACCGATAAAGTGTCCTGGAGCTCCGCAGAAAATCATGTACCTGTCTGATGCATTCTTGAGAAAG ACTGGCAAGAGGTCAAATGCAAACATCATATACAACACGTCTCTACCCGTTTTGTTTGTGGTCAAGAAATACGCAGACTCTCTGTGGGAGGTTGTCAAGTCTCGAGACCTGAATGTAAATCTCCGACAGAACCTCATCGAAGTCAGGGCAGACAAGCGGGAAGCTGTGTTTGAGAACCTGGACAAACCTGGAGAGACTAAAGTGTTTGAG TATGAGATGCTGCATGTGACCCCCCCAATGGGCCCCCCTAATGTCTTGAAGGGATCTCCACTGGCCGACGAGGCCGGCTGGCTCAACCTCAACAAGGAGACGCTTCAGCACAATGTCTACCCCAACGTGTTTGGCATCGGAGACTGCACCAACCTGCCCACCGCCAGGACGGCTGCTGCTGTGG CTGCACAGTCGGGCGTGCTTGACCGGACAATCAACAAAATAATGAAGAAAAACAAGCCTGATAAGAAG TACAATGGCTACACCTCCTGTCCTCTGGTGACCAGCTATAACACGGTCATCCTGGCTGAGTTTGACTACTCCTTCCAACCTCTGGAGACGTTCCCTCTGGACCAGAGCAAGGAGAGGAGGACCATGTACTACATGAAGGCTGACCTCATGCCCCACCTCTACTGGCACGGCCTGCTCAA GGGTCTGTGGGGAGGACCGGGTCCATATCGCACCATCATGCACTTGGGGATGAAATAG
- the sqor gene encoding sulfide:quinone oxidoreductase, mitochondrial isoform X2, producing MTASALRAQMSWRRTCQRTSYQCFHTTHRTESKEHVKVLVLGGGSGGITMGARMKRKVGAENVAIVEPSEIHYYQPIWTLVGAGAKSVESSGRPTSSVIPSGVKWVKSRVMEVNPDNNSVRTDCGKEISYEYLIVALGLQLHYEKIKGLPEGFEHPKIGSNYSVKTVQKTWKALQDFKEGNAIFTFPNTPIKCPGAPQKIMYLSDAFLRKKYADSLWEVVKSRDLNVNLRQNLIEVRADKREAVFENLDKPGETKVFEYEMLHVTPPMGPPNVLKGSPLADEAGWLNLNKETLQHNVYPNVFGIGDCTNLPTARTAAAVAAQSGVLDRTINKIMKKNKPDKKYNGYTSCPLVTSYNTVILAEFDYSFQPLETFPLDQSKERRTMYYMKADLMPHLYWHGLLKGLWGGPGPYRTIMHLGMK from the exons ATGACAGCGTCTGCTCTGCGCGCACAAATGTCCTGGAGGCGGACTTGCCAGAGGACGAGCTACCAGTGCTTCCACACCACCCACCGAACAGAGTCCAAGGAGCATGTGAAGGTTCTGGTGCTggggggagggagtggaggcATCACAATGGGCGCCCGCATGAAGCGGAAAGTTGGAGCCGAGAATGTTGCCATAGTGGAGCCAAGTGAG ATACATTACTACCAGCCCATATGGACACTGGTGGGTGCTGGAGCTAAGAGCGTGGAGTCGTCTGGTCGGCCAACGTCTAGCGTCATCCCCTCTGGGGTGAAGTGGGTCAAATCCAGAGTGATGGAGGTTAACCCAGACAACAACTCTGTTCGCACAGACTGCGGGAAAGAG ATTTCCTATGAGTATCTCATTGTGGCCCTCGGCCTCCAGCTCCACTATGAGAAG ATTAAAGGTCTTCCAGAGGGGTTTGAACACCCCAAGATTGGCTCCAACTACTCAGTGAAGACCGTGCAGAAGACCTGGAAAGCCCTGCAAGACTTCAAGGAGGGAAACGCTATCTTCACCTTCCCCAACACACCGATAAAGTGTCCTGGAGCTCCGCAGAAAATCATGTACCTGTCTGATGCATTCTTGAGAAAG AAATACGCAGACTCTCTGTGGGAGGTTGTCAAGTCTCGAGACCTGAATGTAAATCTCCGACAGAACCTCATCGAAGTCAGGGCAGACAAGCGGGAAGCTGTGTTTGAGAACCTGGACAAACCTGGAGAGACTAAAGTGTTTGAG TATGAGATGCTGCATGTGACCCCCCCAATGGGCCCCCCTAATGTCTTGAAGGGATCTCCACTGGCCGACGAGGCCGGCTGGCTCAACCTCAACAAGGAGACGCTTCAGCACAATGTCTACCCCAACGTGTTTGGCATCGGAGACTGCACCAACCTGCCCACCGCCAGGACGGCTGCTGCTGTGG CTGCACAGTCGGGCGTGCTTGACCGGACAATCAACAAAATAATGAAGAAAAACAAGCCTGATAAGAAG TACAATGGCTACACCTCCTGTCCTCTGGTGACCAGCTATAACACGGTCATCCTGGCTGAGTTTGACTACTCCTTCCAACCTCTGGAGACGTTCCCTCTGGACCAGAGCAAGGAGAGGAGGACCATGTACTACATGAAGGCTGACCTCATGCCCCACCTCTACTGGCACGGCCTGCTCAA GGGTCTGTGGGGAGGACCGGGTCCATATCGCACCATCATGCACTTGGGGATGAAATAG